TAGTAAATGTTCAACCGTAGCAAGGATTAATTTAACTGATCTCAAAGAAGATTGcacaatgaatttttctttaatagaaAACCTTGGATCCATCATAAATGATAATAGCaaattgagagaattttctttaaactcaaataaattgttgaaggtAGGACATATGAACGTCCAGAGTTTAAATCCGTCTTTTCGTTCCTCTAAATTTGATGAGTTTAAATCTTTGGTGAATGATTCATTACGGGACGTTATAGCAATATCGGAGACATGGTTAAAACCCCATATATCTGACTATTCCATGAATATACATGATTATTTGTTGATTAAAAATGATAGGTTGGACATGAGAGGAGGTGGTGTGGCGCTCTTTATTCGCAAGGGTATATCTGCTAGAGAGGTGTATAGGTATTCGAACCCATCTACATATGAGGCCCTTTTTGTTGAGATCTGCATAAGGGGAGATAATGTGATCGTTGGAGTTGTATACGTACCACACGGCAATTTAGAGGGTATAGATATAGTGCTGGGAGATATTAGCGCAAGATATAAGGATATTGTTATTTTGGGGTATTATAATATGGACATGTTCAGCCCCTCTAAGGCTTGTCGTATACGAGATCTTTGTCACAGCTGTGGATTAAGTTATTTCCATAATCGTTTGCCTACCCATTTTGATATGCGGTATAATTCTACTTCATTGATCGACTTTGCAATCGTCAGTGATATTGATTTTGTGAAATCTTCTAGGCAATTTGTAACACCTTCTATATCACATCACTCGTTTATATATTTAAGCTTTGAGGTTTCTGTCAAAGTTACTGAGACATCGGCCTATGTAAAGGATTATACAAAGATCAATCTAGATTCTATATACGATTTTATGACTGAGGAGATTTTGGAAACTTTGAATAGAACGAACAACGTTGATGTGCAACTTGATATTTTTAACAGGCTGTTATTTAACATGCACGATAATGTTTCTGTCAGGAAAATAGAATATAGGGATAATACCTATTTTATGGACTTGCCAGACGTTAGAAGTGCTTGTAGAGTGCGTCATTTGTCATTTAAGGCGTTTGTTGAAAACCGCAGCTCAGAAACCTGGAGGACATACTGTAGGTACAGGAATAGAGTGAAATCTATTTTGAGGAAACATAAGAAAAGATATTGGACAGAGCGTTTTAGCAGTCGCGACAAGAGATACATATGGGATgctattaataaaagattgtgcGGAAGGGCTAGACAAGCAACGGAACAGTTTGACTCTAATTCTCTTAATCAGTACTTTGTTTCCCAGCAAACAATGATATTGGATAGAGTGCCGCATTTTGAATCATTCCCTGATACTGGATTTTCTTTTAGATGTGTGGATGCGATCGAGCTGAGAAACgcgttttgttttataaaatcgaattcgTATGGTGCAGATAGATTACCGTTGAAATTCTTGAGGATTATCTACCCTTTCATTGAACCATTTCTTCTAACCATTGTGAATACTATTTTGACGACTTCCGTGTACCCTCAGAAGTGGAAATGTTCACGTGTTGTTCCGATAGGGAAGAAAAGAGTTGTGAACTCAGTTGAAGATTTTAGGCCAATCAGCATACAATGTACATTATCTAAGGTTGTCGAGATAATATTGAAAGGACAAATCGTGGAGCACTTGGATTCAAATAGTTTATTAAGTGACAGGCATTTTGGGTTCACCCCTGGACGAAGTACAAAGTTATTACTCTTGTCAATGACGGATAATGTAAGGAGAGCTTTGAATGAGAACAAACTCTGTACTATGGTCTCGTTACGTTCAATTTTGCTTCCACTTCTTGTAGGTTAATATATTCATATTTGATTAACCGTGAACAATTTGTTTGCGTTGGCAAAAGAGAGTCCTTGGTTGAGAAGTGCACGAGTGGGGTACCACAAGGATCCGTCCTTGGGCCCTTATTGTTCCTGATTTATGTAAACGATTTTGTTGAATTCATAGATACTTCGAACTGTTCAGTATATCCTTTTGCTGATGACATCAATTTGGTTGCTCGTGTGACAGGCAATTCAGTGATTCTCATCAGGCCACTATGAATTATGTTTTATCTAGAGCTTCGAATTGGGCTAGGGCTAACTATCTTAAACGAATAAAACTAAAGCGATAAACTTTTGCTCGCGGAATGATCATTT
This is a stretch of genomic DNA from Haematobia irritans isolate KBUSLIRL chromosome 4, ASM5000362v1, whole genome shotgun sequence. It encodes these proteins:
- the LOC142235689 gene encoding uncharacterized protein LOC142235689; the encoded protein is MNFSLIENLGSIINDNSKLREFSLNSNKLLKVGHMNVQSLNPSFRSSKFDEFKSLVNDSLRDVIAISETWLKPHISDYSMNIHDYLLIKNDRLDMRGGGVALFIRKGISAREVYRYSNPSTYEALFVEICIRGDNVIVGVVYVPHGNLEGIDIVLGDISARYKDIVILGYYNMDMFSPSKACRIRDLCHSCGLSYFHNRLPTHFDMRYNSTSLIDFAIVSDIDFVKSSRQFVTPSISHHSFIYLSFEVSVKVTETSAYVKDYTKINLDSIYDFMTEEILETLNRTNNVDVQLDIFNRLLFNMHDNVSVRKIEYRDNTYFMDLPDVRSACRVRHLSFKAFVENRSSETWRTYCRYRNRVKSILRKHKKRYWTERFSSRDKRYIWDAINKRLCGRARQATEQFDSNSLNQYFVSQQTMILDRVPHFESFPDTGFSFRCVDAIELRNAFCFIKSNSYGADRLPLKFLRIIYPFIEPFLLTIVNTILTTSVYPQKWKCSRVVPIGKKRVVNSVEDFRPISIQCTLSKVVEIILKGQIVEHLDSNSLLSDRHFGFTPGRSTKLIYSYLINREQFVCVGKRESLVEKCTSGVPQGSVLGPLLFLIYVNDFVEFIDTSNCSVYPFADDINLVARVTGNGFDYGDTRNDILPLDAFDKLQSSSSNGVEEKSEMFASRYLDRPLMMAQTHRLHRRHSIGAYDECCRKGCTINEMTAYCYVP